Proteins co-encoded in one Brassica rapa cultivar Chiifu-401-42 chromosome A02, CAAS_Brap_v3.01, whole genome shotgun sequence genomic window:
- the LOC103855020 gene encoding ATPase 11, plasma membrane-type isoform X2, giving the protein MGDKEEVLEAVLKETVDLENVPIEEVFESLRCSREGLTTAAADERLALFGHNKLEEKKESKFLKFLGFMWNPLSWVMEAAAIMAIALANGGGKPPDWQDFVGIITLLVINSTISFIEENNAGNAAAALMARLAPKAKVLRDGRWGEQDAAILVPGDIISIKLGDIVPADARLLEGDPLKIDQSSLTGESLPVTKGPGDGVYSGSTCKQGELEAVVIATGVHTFFGKAAHLVDTTNQVGHFQQVLTAIGNFCICSIAVGMLIEIVVMYPIQHRAYRPGIDNLLVLLIGGIPIAMPTVLSVTMAIGSHRLSQQGAITKRMTAIEEMAGMDVLCSDKTGTLTLNKLTVDKNLIEVFTKGVDADAVVLMAAQASRLENQDAIDAAIVGMLADPKEARAGVREVHFLPFNPTDKRTALTYIDSDGKMHRVSKGAPEQILSLAHNKSEIERRVHAVIDKFAERGLRSLAVAYQEVPEGTKESAGGPWQFVGLMPLFDPPRHDSAETIRRALNLGVNVKMITGDQLAIGKETGRRLGMGTNMYPSSALLGQNKDESIGALPVDDLIEKADGFAGVFPGKVSLLFVQHIQLRTKPFCHETAEHKYEIVKRLQARKHICGMTGDGVNDAPALKKADIGIAVADATDAARSASDIVLTEPGLSVIISAVLTSRAIFQRMKNYTIYAVSITIRIVLGFMLLALIWKFDFPPFMVLIIAILNDGTIMTISKDRVKPSPLPDSWKLSEIFATGVVFGSYMAMMTVIFFWVAYKTDFFPRTFGVSTLEKTAHDDFRKLASAIYLQVSIISQALIFVTRSRSWSYVERPGMLLVIAFILAQLVATLIAVYANWSFAAIEGIGWGWAGVIWLYNIVFYIPLDIIKFLIRYALSGRAWDLVIEQRIAFTRKKDFGKEQRELQWAHAQRTLHGLQAPDAKMFPERTHFNELSQMAEEAKRRAEIARLRELHTLKGHVESVVRLKGLDIETIQQSYTV; this is encoded by the exons ATGGGAGACAAGGAAGAGGTCCTTGAGGCTGTTCTGAAAGAAACTGTGGATCTG gaaAATGTGCCAATTGAAGAAGTTTTTGAGAGTCTGAGATGTAGCAGAGAAGGTCTCACTACAGCTGCTGCTGATGAGAGGCTTGCCCTCTTTGGTCACAACAAGCTTGAAGAGAAAAAG gaaAGCAAATTTCTGAAGTTTCTAGGATTCATGTGGAACCCTCTCTCATGGGTGATGGAAGCTGCTGCCATCATGGCTATTGCACTTGCTAATGGAGGA GGGAAGCCTCCTGACTGGCAAGACTTTGTTGGTATCATCACTCTGCTTGTGATAAACTCCACCATCAGTTTCATTGAGGAGAACAACGCTGGTAATGCCGCTGCTGCTCTCATGGCACGTCTTGCTCCCAAAGCAAAG gtactgagagaTGGAAGGTGGGGTGAGCAGGATGCTGCAATTCTTGTCCCTGGAGACATCATCAGCATCAAGCTTGGTGACATTGTTCCTGCTGATGCTCGCCTTCTCGAAGGAGACCCTCTCAAGATAGATCAG TCTTCTCTTACTGGTGAATCTCTCCCAGTAACCAAAGGTCCAGGGGATGGTGTGTACTCAGGCTCCACATGCAaacaaggagagcttgaggcAGTTGTGATTGCAACAGGAGTCCACACCTTCTTCGGAAAAGCTGCTCATCTTGTTGATACAACCAACCAAGTTGGCCATTTTCAACAG GTCTTAACTGCCATTGGGAACTTCTGCATCTGCTCCATTGCAGTAGGGATGTTAATTGAGATTGTTGTCATGTATCCAATTCAACACCGAGCATACCGCCCTGGGATTGATAACCTCCTTGTCCTTCTCATTGGTGGTATCCCAATCGCCATGCCAACGGTTCTGTCTGTGACCATGGCCATTGGCTCTCATAGATTGTCTCAGCAGGGAGCAATCACCAAGAGGATGACAGCTATTGAGGAAATGGCTGGCATGGATGTGCTTTGCAGTGACAAGACCGGGACATTAACACTGAATAAACTCACTGTTGACAAGAATCTCATAGAG GTTTTCACTAAAGGTGTGGATGCGGATGCTGTTGTCCTAATGGCAGCTCAAGCGTCTAGACTTGAGAACCAAGATGCAATAGATGCTGCTATTGTTGGGATGCTTGCAGACCCTAAAGAGGCAAGAGCTGGTGTTAGAGAGGTTCACTTTCTTCCATTCAACCCCACTGATAAAAGGACGGCTCTGACGTATATTGACAGTGATGGTAAAATGCATAGAGTCAGCAAAGGTGCACCTGAGCAA ATTCTAAGTCTTGCCCACAATAAGTCAGAGATTGAGAGGAGAGTTCATGCTGTTATCGACAAGTTTGCTGAAAGGGGTTTGAGGTCTCTTGCCGTGGCATACCAG GAAGTTCCTGAAGGGACAAAGGAAAGTGCTGGAGGCCCTTGGCAATTTGTGGGCCTCATGCCTCTCTTTGACCCACCTAGGCATGACAGTGCAGAGACAATCAGAAGAGCCTTAAACCTTGGTGTGAATGTCAAAATGATCACAG GTGATCAGTTAGCTATAGGAAAAGAAACAGGACGCCGTTTAGGGATGGGAACCAACATGTACCCTTCATCTGCTTTGCTTGGACAAAACAAGGATGAGTCTATAGGTGCTTTACCTGTTGATGATCTCATAGAAAAAGCTGATGGCTTCGCTGGCGTCTTCCCTGGTAAGGTTTCTTTGCTTTTTGTCCAGCACATTCAACTCAGAACTAAACCATTTTGTCATGAAACTGCAGAGCATAAGTATGAGATAGTGAAGAGATTGCAAGCAAGGAAGCATATATGTGGAATGACTGGTGATGGAGTAAACGATGCTCCTGCTCTTAAAAAGGCTGACATTGGCATTGCAGTTGCTGATGCAACTGACGCAGCTCGTAGTGCTTCGGATATTGTTTTGACTGAGCCTGGTCTCAGTGTTATCATCAGTGCTGTCTTGACCAGCCGAGCTATCTTCCAGAGAATGAAAAACTATACT ATCTATGCTGTTTCCATCACAATCCGTATTGTT CTTGGCTTCATGCTGCTGGCTCTCATATGGAAGTTTGACTTCCCTCCCTTCATGGTTCTTATCATAGCAATCCTTAACGATG GAACTATTATGACAATATCAAAGGATAGGGTGAAACCTTCCCCTCTTCCAGATAGCTGGAAACTGTCTGAGATTTTTGCAACTGGTGTTGTGTTTGGGAGCTACATGGCAATGATGACAGTTATATTCTTCTGGGTTGCATATAAAACCGACTTCTTCCCG CGAACGTTTGGAGTTTCAACCTTGGAGAAAACAGCACATGATGATTTCAGGAAGCTTGCCTCAGCCATATACCTACAAGTCAGCATTATAAGTCAGGCGCTTATCTTTGTGACCCGGTCAAGGAGCTGGTCCTATGTGGAACGTCCTGGGATGTTGCTTGTGATAGCTTTTATCCTCGCACAATTG GTGGCTACTCTAATTGCAGTCTATGCAAATTGGAGCTTTGCTGCAATTGAAGGGATAGGGTGGGGATGGGCTGGAGTCATTTGGCTTTACAACATTGTCTTCTACATTCCTCTTGACATCATCAAGTTCTTGATACGCTATGCACTTAGTGGCAGAGCTTGGGATCTTGTTATTGAACAAAGG ATTGCATTCACTAGGAAGAAAGACTTTGGGAAGGAGCAAAGGGAGTTACAATGGGCACATGCGCAGAGGACGCTGCATGGCCTGCAAGCACCAGATGCTAAGATGTTCCCAGAACGAACCCATTTCAACGAGCTTTCTCAaatggctgaagaagctaagagaAGAGCAGAGATCGCTAG GTTGAGGGAGCTTCACACACTCAAGGGTCACGTTGAATCTGTGGTGAGACTTAAAGGTCTTGACATTGAAACCATTCAACAGTCCTACACAGTCTGA
- the LOC103855020 gene encoding ATPase 11, plasma membrane-type isoform X3 produces the protein MGDKEEVLEAVLKETVDLENVPIEEVFESLRCSREGLTTAAADERLALFGHNKLEEKKESKFLKFLGFMWNPLSWVMEAAAIMAIALANGGGKPPDWQDFVGIITLLVINSTISFIEENNAGNAAAALMARLAPKAKVLRDGRWGEQDAAILVPGDIISIKLGDIVPADARLLEGDPLKIDQSSLTGESLPVTKGPGDGVYSGSTCKQGELEAVVIATGVHTFFGKAAHLVDTTNQVGHFQQVLTAIGNFCICSIAVGMLIEIVVMYPIQHRAYRPGIDNLLVLLIGGIPIAMPTVLSVTMAIGSHRLSQQGAITKRMTAIEEMAGMDVLCSDKTGTLTLNKLTVDKNLIEVFTKGVDADAVVLMAAQASRLENQDAIDAAIVGMLADPKEARAGVREVHFLPFNPTDKRTALTYIDSDGKMHRVSKGAPEQILSLAHNKSEIERRVHAVIDKFAERGLRSLAVAYQEVPEGTKESAGGPWQFVGLMPLFDPPRHDSAETIRRALNLGVNVKMITGDQLAIGKETGRRLGMGTNMYPSSALLGQNKDESIGALPVDDLIEKADGFAGVFPEHKYEIVKRLQARKHICGMTGDGVNDAPALKKADIGIAVADATDAARSASDIVLTEPGLSVIISAVLTSRAIFQRMKNYTIYAVSITIRIVLGFMLLALIWKFDFPPFMVLIIAILNDGTIMTISKDRVKPSPLPDSWKLSEIFATGVVFGSYMAMMTVIFFWVAYKTDFFPRTFGVSTLEKTAHDDFRKLASAIYLQVSIISQALIFVTRSRSWSYVERPGMLLVIAFILAQLVATLIAVYANWSFAAIEGIGWGWAGVIWLYNIVFYIPLDIIKFLIRYALSGRAWDLVIEQRIAFTRKKDFGKEQRELQWAHAQRTLHGLQAPDAKMFPERTHFNELSQMAEEAKRRAEIARLRELHTLKGHVESVVRLKGLDIETIQQSYTV, from the exons ATGGGAGACAAGGAAGAGGTCCTTGAGGCTGTTCTGAAAGAAACTGTGGATCTG gaaAATGTGCCAATTGAAGAAGTTTTTGAGAGTCTGAGATGTAGCAGAGAAGGTCTCACTACAGCTGCTGCTGATGAGAGGCTTGCCCTCTTTGGTCACAACAAGCTTGAAGAGAAAAAG gaaAGCAAATTTCTGAAGTTTCTAGGATTCATGTGGAACCCTCTCTCATGGGTGATGGAAGCTGCTGCCATCATGGCTATTGCACTTGCTAATGGAGGA GGGAAGCCTCCTGACTGGCAAGACTTTGTTGGTATCATCACTCTGCTTGTGATAAACTCCACCATCAGTTTCATTGAGGAGAACAACGCTGGTAATGCCGCTGCTGCTCTCATGGCACGTCTTGCTCCCAAAGCAAAG gtactgagagaTGGAAGGTGGGGTGAGCAGGATGCTGCAATTCTTGTCCCTGGAGACATCATCAGCATCAAGCTTGGTGACATTGTTCCTGCTGATGCTCGCCTTCTCGAAGGAGACCCTCTCAAGATAGATCAG TCTTCTCTTACTGGTGAATCTCTCCCAGTAACCAAAGGTCCAGGGGATGGTGTGTACTCAGGCTCCACATGCAaacaaggagagcttgaggcAGTTGTGATTGCAACAGGAGTCCACACCTTCTTCGGAAAAGCTGCTCATCTTGTTGATACAACCAACCAAGTTGGCCATTTTCAACAG GTCTTAACTGCCATTGGGAACTTCTGCATCTGCTCCATTGCAGTAGGGATGTTAATTGAGATTGTTGTCATGTATCCAATTCAACACCGAGCATACCGCCCTGGGATTGATAACCTCCTTGTCCTTCTCATTGGTGGTATCCCAATCGCCATGCCAACGGTTCTGTCTGTGACCATGGCCATTGGCTCTCATAGATTGTCTCAGCAGGGAGCAATCACCAAGAGGATGACAGCTATTGAGGAAATGGCTGGCATGGATGTGCTTTGCAGTGACAAGACCGGGACATTAACACTGAATAAACTCACTGTTGACAAGAATCTCATAGAG GTTTTCACTAAAGGTGTGGATGCGGATGCTGTTGTCCTAATGGCAGCTCAAGCGTCTAGACTTGAGAACCAAGATGCAATAGATGCTGCTATTGTTGGGATGCTTGCAGACCCTAAAGAGGCAAGAGCTGGTGTTAGAGAGGTTCACTTTCTTCCATTCAACCCCACTGATAAAAGGACGGCTCTGACGTATATTGACAGTGATGGTAAAATGCATAGAGTCAGCAAAGGTGCACCTGAGCAA ATTCTAAGTCTTGCCCACAATAAGTCAGAGATTGAGAGGAGAGTTCATGCTGTTATCGACAAGTTTGCTGAAAGGGGTTTGAGGTCTCTTGCCGTGGCATACCAG GAAGTTCCTGAAGGGACAAAGGAAAGTGCTGGAGGCCCTTGGCAATTTGTGGGCCTCATGCCTCTCTTTGACCCACCTAGGCATGACAGTGCAGAGACAATCAGAAGAGCCTTAAACCTTGGTGTGAATGTCAAAATGATCACAG GTGATCAGTTAGCTATAGGAAAAGAAACAGGACGCCGTTTAGGGATGGGAACCAACATGTACCCTTCATCTGCTTTGCTTGGACAAAACAAGGATGAGTCTATAGGTGCTTTACCTGTTGATGATCTCATAGAAAAAGCTGATGGCTTCGCTGGCGTCTTCCCTG AGCATAAGTATGAGATAGTGAAGAGATTGCAAGCAAGGAAGCATATATGTGGAATGACTGGTGATGGAGTAAACGATGCTCCTGCTCTTAAAAAGGCTGACATTGGCATTGCAGTTGCTGATGCAACTGACGCAGCTCGTAGTGCTTCGGATATTGTTTTGACTGAGCCTGGTCTCAGTGTTATCATCAGTGCTGTCTTGACCAGCCGAGCTATCTTCCAGAGAATGAAAAACTATACT ATCTATGCTGTTTCCATCACAATCCGTATTGTT CTTGGCTTCATGCTGCTGGCTCTCATATGGAAGTTTGACTTCCCTCCCTTCATGGTTCTTATCATAGCAATCCTTAACGATG GAACTATTATGACAATATCAAAGGATAGGGTGAAACCTTCCCCTCTTCCAGATAGCTGGAAACTGTCTGAGATTTTTGCAACTGGTGTTGTGTTTGGGAGCTACATGGCAATGATGACAGTTATATTCTTCTGGGTTGCATATAAAACCGACTTCTTCCCG CGAACGTTTGGAGTTTCAACCTTGGAGAAAACAGCACATGATGATTTCAGGAAGCTTGCCTCAGCCATATACCTACAAGTCAGCATTATAAGTCAGGCGCTTATCTTTGTGACCCGGTCAAGGAGCTGGTCCTATGTGGAACGTCCTGGGATGTTGCTTGTGATAGCTTTTATCCTCGCACAATTG GTGGCTACTCTAATTGCAGTCTATGCAAATTGGAGCTTTGCTGCAATTGAAGGGATAGGGTGGGGATGGGCTGGAGTCATTTGGCTTTACAACATTGTCTTCTACATTCCTCTTGACATCATCAAGTTCTTGATACGCTATGCACTTAGTGGCAGAGCTTGGGATCTTGTTATTGAACAAAGG ATTGCATTCACTAGGAAGAAAGACTTTGGGAAGGAGCAAAGGGAGTTACAATGGGCACATGCGCAGAGGACGCTGCATGGCCTGCAAGCACCAGATGCTAAGATGTTCCCAGAACGAACCCATTTCAACGAGCTTTCTCAaatggctgaagaagctaagagaAGAGCAGAGATCGCTAG GTTGAGGGAGCTTCACACACTCAAGGGTCACGTTGAATCTGTGGTGAGACTTAAAGGTCTTGACATTGAAACCATTCAACAGTCCTACACAGTCTGA
- the LOC103855020 gene encoding ATPase 11, plasma membrane-type isoform X1 codes for MGDKEEVLEAVLKETVDLENVPIEEVFESLRCSREGLTTAAADERLALFGHNKLEEKKESKFLKFLGFMWNPLSWVMEAAAIMAIALANGGGKPPDWQDFVGIITLLVINSTISFIEENNAGNAAAALMARLAPKAKVLRDGRWGEQDAAILVPGDIISIKLGDIVPADARLLEGDPLKIDQSSLTGESLPVTKGPGDGVYSGSTCKQGELEAVVIATGVHTFFGKAAHLVDTTNQVGHFQQVLTAIGNFCICSIAVGMLIEIVVMYPIQHRAYRPGIDNLLVLLIGGIPIAMPTVLSVTMAIGSHRLSQQGAITKRMTAIEEMAGMDVLCSDKTGTLTLNKLTVDKNLIEVFTKGVDADAVVLMAAQASRLENQDAIDAAIVGMLADPKEARAGVREVHFLPFNPTDKRTALTYIDSDGKMHRVSKGAPEQILSLAHNKSEIERRVHAVIDKFAERGLRSLAVAYQEVPEGTKESAGGPWQFVGLMPLFDPPRHDSAETIRRALNLGVNVKMITGDQLAIGKETGRRLGMGTNMYPSSALLGQNKDESIGALPVDDLIEKADGFAGVFPEHKYEIVKRLQARKHICGMTGDGVNDAPALKKADIGIAVADATDAARSASDIVLTEPGLSVIISAVLTSRAIFQRMKNYTIYAVSITIRIVVSYHLNIFLFFSHFLLQVDVHMYATYLFQLGFMLLALIWKFDFPPFMVLIIAILNDGTIMTISKDRVKPSPLPDSWKLSEIFATGVVFGSYMAMMTVIFFWVAYKTDFFPRTFGVSTLEKTAHDDFRKLASAIYLQVSIISQALIFVTRSRSWSYVERPGMLLVIAFILAQLVATLIAVYANWSFAAIEGIGWGWAGVIWLYNIVFYIPLDIIKFLIRYALSGRAWDLVIEQRIAFTRKKDFGKEQRELQWAHAQRTLHGLQAPDAKMFPERTHFNELSQMAEEAKRRAEIARLRELHTLKGHVESVVRLKGLDIETIQQSYTV; via the exons ATGGGAGACAAGGAAGAGGTCCTTGAGGCTGTTCTGAAAGAAACTGTGGATCTG gaaAATGTGCCAATTGAAGAAGTTTTTGAGAGTCTGAGATGTAGCAGAGAAGGTCTCACTACAGCTGCTGCTGATGAGAGGCTTGCCCTCTTTGGTCACAACAAGCTTGAAGAGAAAAAG gaaAGCAAATTTCTGAAGTTTCTAGGATTCATGTGGAACCCTCTCTCATGGGTGATGGAAGCTGCTGCCATCATGGCTATTGCACTTGCTAATGGAGGA GGGAAGCCTCCTGACTGGCAAGACTTTGTTGGTATCATCACTCTGCTTGTGATAAACTCCACCATCAGTTTCATTGAGGAGAACAACGCTGGTAATGCCGCTGCTGCTCTCATGGCACGTCTTGCTCCCAAAGCAAAG gtactgagagaTGGAAGGTGGGGTGAGCAGGATGCTGCAATTCTTGTCCCTGGAGACATCATCAGCATCAAGCTTGGTGACATTGTTCCTGCTGATGCTCGCCTTCTCGAAGGAGACCCTCTCAAGATAGATCAG TCTTCTCTTACTGGTGAATCTCTCCCAGTAACCAAAGGTCCAGGGGATGGTGTGTACTCAGGCTCCACATGCAaacaaggagagcttgaggcAGTTGTGATTGCAACAGGAGTCCACACCTTCTTCGGAAAAGCTGCTCATCTTGTTGATACAACCAACCAAGTTGGCCATTTTCAACAG GTCTTAACTGCCATTGGGAACTTCTGCATCTGCTCCATTGCAGTAGGGATGTTAATTGAGATTGTTGTCATGTATCCAATTCAACACCGAGCATACCGCCCTGGGATTGATAACCTCCTTGTCCTTCTCATTGGTGGTATCCCAATCGCCATGCCAACGGTTCTGTCTGTGACCATGGCCATTGGCTCTCATAGATTGTCTCAGCAGGGAGCAATCACCAAGAGGATGACAGCTATTGAGGAAATGGCTGGCATGGATGTGCTTTGCAGTGACAAGACCGGGACATTAACACTGAATAAACTCACTGTTGACAAGAATCTCATAGAG GTTTTCACTAAAGGTGTGGATGCGGATGCTGTTGTCCTAATGGCAGCTCAAGCGTCTAGACTTGAGAACCAAGATGCAATAGATGCTGCTATTGTTGGGATGCTTGCAGACCCTAAAGAGGCAAGAGCTGGTGTTAGAGAGGTTCACTTTCTTCCATTCAACCCCACTGATAAAAGGACGGCTCTGACGTATATTGACAGTGATGGTAAAATGCATAGAGTCAGCAAAGGTGCACCTGAGCAA ATTCTAAGTCTTGCCCACAATAAGTCAGAGATTGAGAGGAGAGTTCATGCTGTTATCGACAAGTTTGCTGAAAGGGGTTTGAGGTCTCTTGCCGTGGCATACCAG GAAGTTCCTGAAGGGACAAAGGAAAGTGCTGGAGGCCCTTGGCAATTTGTGGGCCTCATGCCTCTCTTTGACCCACCTAGGCATGACAGTGCAGAGACAATCAGAAGAGCCTTAAACCTTGGTGTGAATGTCAAAATGATCACAG GTGATCAGTTAGCTATAGGAAAAGAAACAGGACGCCGTTTAGGGATGGGAACCAACATGTACCCTTCATCTGCTTTGCTTGGACAAAACAAGGATGAGTCTATAGGTGCTTTACCTGTTGATGATCTCATAGAAAAAGCTGATGGCTTCGCTGGCGTCTTCCCTG AGCATAAGTATGAGATAGTGAAGAGATTGCAAGCAAGGAAGCATATATGTGGAATGACTGGTGATGGAGTAAACGATGCTCCTGCTCTTAAAAAGGCTGACATTGGCATTGCAGTTGCTGATGCAACTGACGCAGCTCGTAGTGCTTCGGATATTGTTTTGACTGAGCCTGGTCTCAGTGTTATCATCAGTGCTGTCTTGACCAGCCGAGCTATCTTCCAGAGAATGAAAAACTATACT ATCTATGCTGTTTCCATCACAATCCGTATTGTTGTAAGTTaccatttgaatatttttttgtttttttcccaCTTTCTATTACAAGTTGATGTTCATATGTATGCTACTTACTTGTTTCAGCTTGGCTTCATGCTGCTGGCTCTCATATGGAAGTTTGACTTCCCTCCCTTCATGGTTCTTATCATAGCAATCCTTAACGATG GAACTATTATGACAATATCAAAGGATAGGGTGAAACCTTCCCCTCTTCCAGATAGCTGGAAACTGTCTGAGATTTTTGCAACTGGTGTTGTGTTTGGGAGCTACATGGCAATGATGACAGTTATATTCTTCTGGGTTGCATATAAAACCGACTTCTTCCCG CGAACGTTTGGAGTTTCAACCTTGGAGAAAACAGCACATGATGATTTCAGGAAGCTTGCCTCAGCCATATACCTACAAGTCAGCATTATAAGTCAGGCGCTTATCTTTGTGACCCGGTCAAGGAGCTGGTCCTATGTGGAACGTCCTGGGATGTTGCTTGTGATAGCTTTTATCCTCGCACAATTG GTGGCTACTCTAATTGCAGTCTATGCAAATTGGAGCTTTGCTGCAATTGAAGGGATAGGGTGGGGATGGGCTGGAGTCATTTGGCTTTACAACATTGTCTTCTACATTCCTCTTGACATCATCAAGTTCTTGATACGCTATGCACTTAGTGGCAGAGCTTGGGATCTTGTTATTGAACAAAGG ATTGCATTCACTAGGAAGAAAGACTTTGGGAAGGAGCAAAGGGAGTTACAATGGGCACATGCGCAGAGGACGCTGCATGGCCTGCAAGCACCAGATGCTAAGATGTTCCCAGAACGAACCCATTTCAACGAGCTTTCTCAaatggctgaagaagctaagagaAGAGCAGAGATCGCTAG GTTGAGGGAGCTTCACACACTCAAGGGTCACGTTGAATCTGTGGTGAGACTTAAAGGTCTTGACATTGAAACCATTCAACAGTCCTACACAGTCTGA
- the LOC103855019 gene encoding protein NRT1/ PTR FAMILY 2.11 — translation MERKPLEVESTDHQKPSSAVYDGSATAVDSVEEEVQETKLVYRGWKVMPFIIGNETFEKLGIIGTLSNLLVYLTAVFNMKSITAATIINAFSGTINFGTFVAAFLCDTYFGRYKTLTVAVIACFLGSLVILLTAAVPQLHPAPCGIALTCTGPSGGQIAFLLMGLAFLVVGAGGIRPCNLAFGADQFNPKSESGKRGIDSFFNWYFFTFTFAQILSLTLVVYIQSNVSWTIGLTIPVVLMFLACVIFFAGDKLYVKIKASGSPLASIAQVITVAIKKRGLKAVKQPWVNLYNYYPLNYANSKLKYTDQFRFLDKAAILAPEDKLEADGKPTDPWKLCTMQQVEEVKCIVRVLPIWFASSIYYLTITQQMTYPVFQALQSDRRLGSGGFVIPAATYVVFLMTGMTVFIIIYDRVLVPTLRRITGIDTGITLLQRIGTGIFFAFLSLVVSGFVEERRRTFALTKPTLGMAPRKGEISSMSAMWLIPQLTLAGVAEAFGAIGQMEFYYKQFPENMRSFAGSIFYVGGGVSSYLGSFLIATVHRTTQNSAGGNWLAEDLNKGRLDLFYFMIAGILAVNFAYFLVMSRWYRYKGSDDEVTAYETNGDVIKQQDKNKV, via the exons ATGGAGAGAAAGCCTCTGGAAGTTGAGTCCACCGATCATCAGAAACCTTCCTCCGCCGTGTACGACGGCTCTGCTACGGCGGTTGATTCTGTTGAAGAAGAAGTTCAGGAAACCAAACTCGTTTATAGAGGCTGGAAAGTCATGCCTTTCATCATAG GAAACGAGACATTTGAGAAGCTTGGGATCATTGGAACACTATCAAACCTTCTGGTTTACTTAACTGCTGTCTTCAACATGAAGAGTATCACAGCCGCAACAATCATCAACGCCTTTAGTGGCACAATCAACTTCGGAACCTTCGTTGCTGCCTTCCTTTGCGACACTTACTTCGGTCGTTACAAGACACTAACCGTCGCGGTCATCGCATGTTTTCTT GGATCACTTGTGATACTATTAACTGCTGCAGTACCACAACTGCATCCAGCTCCATGCGGAATAGCCCTCACGTGTACAGGCCCAAGTGGCGGCCAGATAGCCTTTCTACTAATGGGTCTTGCCTTTCTTGTGGTGGGAGCAGGTGGGATTAGACCGTGTAATCTTGCTTTTGGAGCTGATCAGTTTAACCCTAAAAGCGAGTCAGGGAAGAGAGGGATTGATAGTTTCTTTAACTGGTACTTCTTCACCTTCACGTTCGCGCAGATCTTGTCGCTGACACTAGTTGTCTACATCCAGTCTAACGTCAGTTGGACCATCGGTTTAACCATACCTGTCGTGTTAATGTTCTTGGCCTGCGTGATCTTCTTTGCGGGTGATAAGTTGTATGTCAAGATCAAAGCCTCAGGTAGTCCATTGGCTAGTATAGCTCAAGTTATAACGGTTGCTATCAAGAAACGTGGGTTAAAGGCTGTGAAGCAGCCTTGGGTTAACCTTTACAATTACTACCCACTAAACTACGCAAACTCTAAGCTCAAGTACACCGACCAGTTCAG gtTTCTTGATAAGGCGGCGATCTTGGCTCCTGAAGACAAGTTGGAGGCTGATGGTAAGCCTACGGATCCATGGAAGCTATGTACAATGCAACAAGTTGAAGAAGTGAAGTGCATTGTGAGAGTGCTTCCTATATGGTTCGCTTCATCAATCTATTACTTGACCATCACACAACAAATGACCTACCCAGTCTTCCAAGCCCTCCAGAGCGATCGTCGCTTAGGCTCTGGAGGGTTTGTGATTCCTGCAGCCACCTATGTGGTCTTCTTGATGACGGGAATGACTGTTTTCATCATAATCTACGACCGCGTACTCGTGCCTACCTTGAGAAGAATCACCGGTATAGACACCGGGATCACGCTCTTGCAAAGGATAGGAACCGGGATTTTCTTCGCCTTTTTGAGCTTGGTAGTGTCTGGTTTCGTCGAGGAACGGAGGAGGACTTTCGCATTGACTAAACCAACACTCGGTATGGCGCCACGGAAGGGAGAAATCTCCTCAATGTCAGCTATGTGGCTGATACCGCAGCTCACACTCGCGGGTGTAGCCGAGGCATTTGGAGCTATTGGACAGATGGAGTTTTACTACAAGCAGTTCCCCGAGAACATGAGGAGTTTCGCCGGCTCCATCTTCTATGTGGGAGGAGGAGTTTCTAGTTACCTCGGCAGCTTCTTGATTGCAACGGTACACAGGACGACGCAGAACTCGGCTGGCGGTAACTGGTTGGCTGAAGATTTGAACAAAGGAAGATTGGATTTGTTTTACTTCATGATCGCTGGAATCTTGGCGGTTAATTTTGCTTACTTCTTGGTGATGTCAAGATGGTATAGGTACAAAGGAAGTGATGATGAAGTGACAGCTTATGAAACAAATGGAGATGTGATCAAACAACAAGACAAGAACAAAGTCTAA